aacgATTTGTAGTGTTCTGCTGACGTCCGAGTAGAACTAGCTTTTAGCATACTGTAGCATACCGTATGCCTGCATATTGTATGCGATACACAAAACAGATAAAACAGCATCAATAATGGTAATACCCTTATAGACGGAATGTCTTTGTTCCACTTGATCTGTTCAAGTATATTTATACTATACTCTCTGGTTTGACTCCACAGGTTAGCCTACAAGCTAAACTGTGGAGTGCTTTGCCCTGGATAGAAACGGACCACCAGACAAAGTATCCCAGCGTTTCTTTGAATGCTTCACGCTCAGGGACTGAATCACGTCACACGACAACAAATAGCAGCATACTGCACAcgattgcaaaaaaaataattgtatttgtatgattaaaaaatgtaaaggaATAATAAGCAACTGGTTCTTTGTTGAACTATGTTAGTACTGTAGACATTCATTAACTCACTCGACAGATGGAACATATTGCTCTAATTGGACTGTATTCTCTGAGCTGTTCAAATGGACAGCCAGGCTTGCAGATCATTTAAGATCTATTCTTCTTTAACAGTTCAGCAAGACGCATTGGCTACAAATGCAATTATGTGGAATAACGGTTCACGCGCGTGGACAAAAGACATGCAGAGATGTTTCATCTTGTCCGATGCAGCCGAATAGACTGTGAGCTTACCCTGACCCCTTTAAGCAGGCAACACACCAGAAGATTCACCCAATTTTAAACCTAATGTGCCCCTGATGACTGCTAGTCAAGACTTCTCAGAGTCTGCCCTAGTCTGGATAGTCTGCGCAAAATAGTCGTAACCAGCGTTCTTGTGCCAAAGTGAAACCCTGCCATTAAATGTGCGTCTCGCCCAGACTTTGAGCTGCGGCTTAGGTTGGTGAAAGTCTTCCAGTGTGTCCCAGGCTTAATAGGTCGAGCCATGAGCGGGGAAATGAGACAAGACAGGCACTAATAGAGTGATGGGCGCTCTTTACCGCGGACCGGCAGCCCAGGGACAAGATCGATCGGGTCACGGAAGGATGCGCTGCTCGCTAACGGGCCGGAGGGTGAGTCAGCGACCGAGCTGGGAGTGGAAGCACCGTCGGCTGACGTGCCCCCATGGCTCAGCTCTGCCGGCCCAGCAACTCATCAACTCTGGGTGGGAGAAAGTTGGCAGCGAGCTCCAGCGCTGCAGGCAGCACTGCTGTACTTAAAACGAGGCGCTTTAGAAGAGTCTGAGCCAACTTTCTGCAGATGGCAGATACGGCGTTGACTTCTTTCTTTGAAGCCACACAGCTCTCAAAGCAGCTTGAACTCGGCCTTTGTCATATGATTAAATGTCATGACTTGTCGTTCTTGCTGCAGTGTCCACCAGGCCCACAGGGTACCTTTCAAAAAATCTCCTCCGTTCCTCGGAGAGAGTGTATGCGGTGGCTGTCGTTTGCTTGTTTATCAGCACTTTTTGAGTGGTTTCGGAACACACTTGTGTCCACGTTGAATGAATAACATCACGTAATGTTATGAAAGTCCTGCCCTGGACATTCCAACCAAATGCGGGAGTGGGAATACAGAAATCCATTCAAACCTCCAATCCAGTTAAGTAACACAATCCTACTTGGCGGAGTCAATCTCCTACATGGATCATACACTGTTTTGGAAGGATGGGACCGTTATTAAAGTTGTTATTGTGTTTCTTAGAGCTAAACAGGAAACCTGTAGTGTGGCAGACTTTTTAATAAAGAGGACTCCATGAAGAAAATAACAACGGGTTCCCAGGTCGCCCACACTTAACCCAGCAGTtctgaagagacacacacacacacacacacacacacacacacacacacacacacacagacacacccacacacacagacccagacaaaccgacgcacacacacagacacgtcgTCTCGTATAGAACCATGGTACACCGAGTTCCCAGGAGGCAAACAATGCACTTGGAAAATAACTATACTATTAAATAGAAGTCCATGCTGTGAGAGGTATTAGAGTAGCTGTGAGGTTGGTATCCTCCATCTTTCATCCATTGCTGCTTTGCCGCAGGAGTGCAATGTTTCTCGTCTGTGTATCAGAATGTTTGTTTACAGTCGTTCAACAGATGGGGGACCAGGtggaggcacacaaacacacgtcaaCCCTTTGCTTGTCAACCTGCTATAGGTTGTCATAGCAGGGACAGGAGTTACTGTAGTATATTGTGTATGTTGCTCGACCATTGGGCAGCCATTCCTCCACATCCGACCACAGGTGTATATACAGGATTTGTCTGCATGATAGAAAACCTCTTACTGTGGGAAATTCGTGAGTGTGTTAGTTAGAGAGTCTCTCTCTTCACTTAGAGAACGAATTTGTTTGAAAGTTTCCCTGATCCATGTCATTGAGATTCCTCCCACGCATCTGTCATTTACATATCCACAGCCTCCCTGTCGCTTGGGATAAAAGCGTGTAAgactaaatagtaaatagaAAGTAGTTGCTTCTAAAAGAGGGCATTCTCTTCACATTTCTGTTGTAAGCCTGTGAACATTTTTAATTGAAGGTTTGAATATAATTGTTGATGAAAACAAAACGCAACTCTGTGCTTGGCTATCCGTATTAACCCAAAACAGTTTTGTTATGAGCACTACCTTAAAAACAATTCTTCTGCGTAGTCATGAGTTTTATGACTAAAACCGttgaacagtaaaaaaaaactgtaaaaaaaacgaaacagtATTCCATCCCAGTACGTCCCAGTGCTCCTCTCATTAAGACCTCAGCCATCGCCGCACGACCAGCCCGCTCTGGCATTCACACAACCCTCTGCGTGTCCCTGGGTCTCCGGTTCCACTACCCTCCTCACTGGCTCCCACTGAGGCTGCAGGTCAGCCCGGCGCGCACAAGATGGATGGGTCCGTCCAACAGGAGCAGACTTCATGTCTAATAAGTGGCCTCAGTGGAGGCGTCCGCTTTTAGCAAAGTAACTCTTCACCAGTATAACAGCCTACGgatctcccccactctctcccccaatctctcccccactctctcctagCATCCTCCTCTTTGCTGGCAGGGCCCATTTGTCATATCACTCCCAGCCCTCATTAAATTATCATAGCTGGGATGGAGAGTCTTGGGAGGCGAGGGGTTTAACCCCTAGTGGGCTGGTGAGAGGTGGCCGAGGACTGGGTGATGAGTTGACCGAACGGGACCCGTGATGGGTTTTTATCTGGATCGGTTGTTCAGATGTTTGTTTGTGATGCACTGTGAGTGATGGGTGATGCAGAAAGATTGAATGATGCTCTCCGTTGTGAAAGGGGTTTTGTTATAACTTATCGGACAGGGCGGTGATTCTCCTCCGGCCTTGTCTGCTTTGAGCAATAACGGACCGTTGATTCTAAGTCTTGACCACTCAAAGACAATTCAACAGatatcaaaaaacaacaacaacaacaacaacaaaaaaacaactcacAACCATCCAATCTTGTCTTTGTTTTTCCTAAACTAAAGTATACATTTGGGATCCCAAAATGTCTCCGTATTGATTCCTAAGACAACCACAGACAGTGCTAATATCAGTTTAATGTAGGACCTCCTGGCTCGTGCCTTGCCTTGGCTTCCTGGCTGATGACAGCTCTGTAATGAGCTTCTCCTGGAGGATGTTAAAATAATGATCTCTTAAACAGCGGGTTTAGCCAGGCTATTCTCAGTTGAGTGACAAAGACGTCACGTGATCGAGGGAGGCGAGATGACCCCATGACAGATGGCATTTTTATTATAATATTCCCATCAAACCCATCTTTGTCTGAATATTCAGTCTGGTCACGCGTGTGTGGGCAAGATGATGGCAGGCCCAATTGAGTCGTCGAAAAAGGGGTTATGGTGCTGAGTGTTCGATCCCAGATGACCACAGCCTGTAGGCATTCAAGAGCAAGATGGCTTACACCTACCTGCTTCTAAATTACATATATCTGTATTCAGTATAAGTGATGCATAAAGTATGTGGGCCTCTGCTACCACGTGTCTCGGAATGTTCAGTGTGTGGATCAGAATCCACAAAAGATTGACACcgcccaagcacacacaagaTGTGCTCATTTAATTTGACTTAATACAACTTCATTCTATTAGTACCAAATAGAAGAAACACAAGTAAACACATCTGATTTTAAAAAGATAATCAAACAGTCTAACAAGCTTCAAGCTGTCTCCTGGTAATGGCAGTGTTGAGAAGAGGAACGTGATGTAATCGTTAAGAGTCTAGACGAAGTGCAAAACGGAGCGGAGGAGATGAGAATCGTCAATGACGTTTTAATGCGGTCAACAACATATTGAACGCTACCTGATTACCGGCCGAGCCATACATCAATCTCCCCCCCTACCCTGCCATCATCCCTTCACTGAGACAGCACAGAGCGAGACACACAATGAACGGCATCCTTAAGGAGAAGCTGAGTTTAATAATAAAGAAGTGCCTGAGACGTCAAAGTGCATCTGGAACGAGGCTCCTTTTGAGCGAGCTTCTGCGTTTCCACGACTCCAGCCCGGTCCCCAGTCGCTCTCCCTGCCTGCCCTTCACTGACACCTGCCACCAAAGTTATGGAAATTGCCTCCGCACAGCAATAAAGCTCCCACTTCTTTTCACAACCGAACAATTCACCGACTCGCCGTCTTAATGCGGCGGGATTAAGGGGTTGGCCTTTTTTGTCAAACCTGACAGCAGTCGATTGGATTACGGGCCGATATCTGGAGAGCGGTCGAAGACTGCGTCGCCGTGAcccagagagaggcggagagagagagagagagagagagagatagagagagagagagagagagagagagagagagagagagagagagagagagagagagagagagagagagagagagagagagagaggcagagagagagagaggcagagagagagagagagagagagagagagagagaggcagagagagagagagagagagagagaggcagagagagagagagagagagagagagagagagagatagagagagagaggcagagagagagagagagaggagagagagagagagagagagagagagagagagagaggcagagagagagagagagagagagagagagagagagagagagagagagagagagagagagagaggcagagagagagagagagagagagagagagagagagagagagagagagagagagagagagagagacatatacagagagggggagagccagGCATGGTGAGCCTCACCAGGCGGTGGAGGTGTTGTAGGGCAGCAGCGTGGGGCTGCGGCTCTCCCCCCTCAGGCTCTGCTGGGGCTGGTAGTGGGCCGGCATCATGGGCACGGCCTGGGCCTCGCTCTCCGCCGGCAGGGACTGGTGCCACTGGCTGCGGGCCTTCTTCAGCCAGCGGCCCCCCAGGCCCCACTTCTCCAGGTACACCCGGCACAGCTCGTAGTTGATGGCCGAGTAGTACAGGAAGTCCAGGGCCAGCAGCACCATGACGAAGAAGCCGTAGATCCACACGCCCACCAGGGCAGTGTAGTTACtgcagaaggggggagggaggaggggggagggaggaggggggagaaaaacACATGATTACCCCCGCCGGCTCTAATCAAGACAGAGTATCCCCGCCGGTCTCCTCCGTTCGCtttccctttaaaaaaaactgtttagGAAACGGTGACTTTCATTCACGCTGGGGTCCTGTTAATCGGTCTCCCTTGGACCTTTTCTATCTGTAGCATCTCCTAAATCACCTCTCTCCCACTTCCCAACCAACCTTCGACTAATTCCCCTCATTCATTACCTGCTTCCCCAGGATTTATGTGGCGCACATTAAGTATCGCCCTGAGTTCGCCCCGTGCTCATAAATTTAAACAAGGTAAATTCACGCAAAGCAGAGACGTGAGGGAGCAGCCAATGTGCAGCCAGAGGTGGTAAATGTCTTGGGGGGGGGCCCGAGTGCTTTGGTCCTATTAGGATGTTTTACAGAGTGAAACATATTACTTTGCTCCGATGACAGATGATATAAGATTTGATCTACAAAAAAACTTTTGTCAGCTGTTCTTAGACTGTATATATAAAGTAAAAATACAGTCCGAATCCCTCTTTCAGTTGAACACTTAAACTGGAACTAAGTTTGATAAAAACAAACGTGGCCTGACAATACGGATCCGATGAAATCccacacatttcaaacatcagcgtcactccaacacacaaaaaaaatcccACTCCAAAACCCAATTTGCATATTTCCTTGCCTAGTGAGTGACAGTGGTCCTTGTGTCTCTCTGCTCGTGTGGGGGAAGCCTATCTTATGTGCACAGGGATAAATGTGCAGTGCTATTTCAGCCAACGACACCATAAGGCGGGACAGAATGATTTATCCTCAGCACTCACCCCGGCTTAAACAAACGTTACgtaacggtaaacatggcgacTTCCAGGGAGGAAAAGCAGGGCCGGGGTGACACATCAGCCCCGGAATTACCTTGCCTTTCATGGTGCTCCCTTCATTTCACGAGAGGCACAACAACAACCGCTCCGTTTCGGATCGAGGTCTGTTGCCATTACGCTTTTGTCGGCCTTGGATTTGACACTTTAACAAGGTGACCGGGATACAGCCAGTCGAAGTGAGAGCGCAGAGGTTGGGcatgggggcgggggcgggggcgggggggggggatgtaagAGGTTTCTTGTACTTGAGGCCGTGCCAGCGGATAATATCGTGCACACCGGCGCATCCCCCACCTCGCCGTCTAGTGAGCGGCGCTGAAAACGGCCGCGCCGACGGACGGGGTCACGCTCCGCTGAAACGACCCCTGATACCCTGCCATTAGAGGAGTCAGCTCACCTCCGGTATCCCAGCTAAACAACCAGCCAGCACCACAGCTGCCTGGCTCAATCCCAACCCCGCGCCAACTCTCCCCTTGTGGTTTTGTGCCACACccagtgagtgtgttgtgttgattcGGCGTAGGCCAACGGCGTGTCGTAGGCTCGTCACGGTGTGATATCGTAGGTTTGAGAATGTGCTGGAGTAGTTTGGATGAGAAGTGGTCATGTGCTAGGGCTTCACTCTGGCCATGGTCGCTCTGTAGCTgcacggagagagagcgagagagggttaGAGTGCAACGCCTGCCCAGTCCCCGTCGTCCTGACGTCTGAGTCCCACAGCAGAGGACAATATGCTAGAGGGGAAGGGACTCTACTTTGCAGTGTTTTGAAGCCCACTGCGGCTGCTTGTCAAGATGAACGTCCTCGTGTTGAACAGAAGTCCGACCCTGTTAATTCACAGCagtctgtcggtctgtgtgtATCCGCTGCTCCGCATGTATAACGCCATCCGACTAGCCAGAGGGAGGACAACATGTACGGCGTGCTCTTACTTTATAACACATTCCATAATTCATATTTGGATTGGATTTGGGCAGAATTGGACGTTTGTCAATGAGAGCAAATGCAACTTTatacaaaaaaagaatacaaagaATTAAATATAAATCGAATGACTTGACCTACATTTGACTTGAATTTTGCTTTTGAACAGTCAACTTTATTAACAGAAGGCTTCTGCCTCTGCTTGATGGACCGTTGCCCTGGGATAGTCCCCACATTACTATGATTTCTGTGATTTTATGAATGAGCTCATGGCTACTGCTGCTTACttgtgcgcgtagccgtcagtggtggaggtgaggttgACCTGCATGACGGTCTGGAACTCGGTCTCGTTGCAGCAGTACTTGAAGGCGGTGTTGTTGTGGTGGCAGCAGAACATGTACGTCTTGTTGTCCGAGAGGCGCGGACAGTGGAAGCCAAAGTGGTAGCGCCCCTTGAGGTCGGAGTAGGGTTCGCACACGCGGTAGTGGGCCGAGAGAGCTGTGgtgacaggggagagagagagagagagagagagagagagagagggggggggggatgtcaagCGGTATCTCTGTGAAGTGcttataaagtaaaaacattgagggaaaaaaaaacgtacGAAAAAGATATTCAAAGTCTCGTAAACATAAATGAAGGCCTCGGTTCCACTTCACTTGTCGCTTTAATTAAACTTTTATCTCCCCATCGCGTGATGACTCAGCGGGAGTCACAGCAAGCAAGGGCCGTGTTTACAGGCGGCCGGGTGCGTAATTAAAACCCCGACACTACTCCAACTCCAACTACAACTCACACCCCAATCTCCCGGTGTGCGCGGTAAGCGTGCACGGTATACAGTATCTATAGGCCGCAGGGAGGAATGATAACAAAATGGATTGCATGGGTTATACATGATGAGAGCACTCGACTTCctattcaatatttatttgatcCGTGACGTTCTGCGTGCAGCGCCAGATTATGTCATGAATCCTGCATGTTAAACCACCCAAACCCAGGCCATCTCCACTCCCTGACACCTCCCCCACATCTGAGTTTCTGTTGCAACGGAAGCTCTGTCAAACTCCTCCAtagagtctttttttttttttgaaaaacagCACCGGCATCATTTCACCCgtattttaaatatttagtaTGGCGTAACGCACATCCAAAACACCCACAGAAATCTCATTCAGAGGTTGTGTCTGGATGCCAGCCCTGGCACATCAGCTCATGAAATGTGCATGGAAATGAAAAGGCCGACTTCCACAAAATGTCCACCCCGGACCTCCAGAACAGGACAAAGAGTGAATATGGATCGTTGGCAACCGTACGCTTTCCTTTAACCCTTGGATTAAATCCACAGAAACCTGCGGTGGCAAGTGAGACTTGAGCAGATAATCACCAATTACACATCTGTCAGAGATGCGGacgagagacggggagagagagattgaatcAACAGtagcgaggggggagagagagttataCGTATGGCTCAGCTGACTCAAAAAGCAGCTGACGGACACCTTCAAAGCAAATCAGGAAGAAGCTGTATGGAGTCTCCTCACCTGGCATTCCCATTAATAAAGCATGGATGAGATGCGCTGTGCCTGGCAGCTGCCTGCTTGTTAGAACCTGCTAGAAGCTCCATGGAAAACAAGACCCTGACCCTGTTGCATCAACTTGTCTAAACACAAACATGCGTGTAGAGGCACATTTAATCCGACACTaaacacataggcacacacacacaaactcacttgTGCATGTGCAAACATCCACACAGTAAGACACACAATCGCCTATGCTTCTGCATACAAACACTCGCACGCAATCCTGCTGATCGGTAATTAAAGGCTGGGGAAAGATGTTGTTGATTGCGCTCATTAGAGTAGTATTTTTCAGCGCAGCTTTCAAAAGCTCACTTCAGAAAAGCAGATTTCAGCGCGTGTCTCATGCCAGCAACCCACAGGGAGGTGAGTGTTGTTCTATTATTTTCTCAATAATGTCAGACCGGAGCAGATTGGCTTTCTAAACAGATGGAGTTCAGGCCGGTGATAATGAGGTTTTTTCATTGACATGTACAACACACTAGCTCTACCCCTTCCTGAGACAAATCTAATCGACAGCCTGTTCCTGCTGAACAGGAAGTACgaaacaagaggaggaggacgacacgGAGACGAAGCACGCAAACAAATCACCAGTAGAAGgacggtgagagggagagagaggatgttcACTGTATCAGTGTTGAGTGTTGAGACTTTGCATCACTCATCACATGTTGAAATACACCTACTGGATCACTTTTGGTACTCATATTTTTTTAGCCATTAGAATTTGGCTTGTTCTTGAATTGAGCTCTCCGTATTAATTACCATGAAACATTGATAACTTAGCATAGCCTTCACCTAAGGTTTGGTCCCTTCCCTACCAGTGGACCACCACCAAAGAATGGCATGGTAGTCAACAAAGAGAGACAATTAACTGTATGATCCTGTTAGATTTGTACCATTAATCATCTTTCTATGCCGATAAAATAGCAAAGGCACCTGACTAGCTGCAGTGGAAGGCTTGGGATCATATAAGATCGATACAAGGGAAGAAAAAAGTGTCAGGCTTCAAAAACACTAAACCTAAAAAACAAACAGCTGTTTTCGGTCAAGGCGGTGTCGTAAACAAAGCCATCTTGTTCATTAAATGGAAAGCACTGACGTGAGGATAGAGTCGTAGACATTAGACAAGCCAAATGTTTACAACCactaataaaaacaaggaaCCTTGCGGAAGGATTCCCCAATAAGGCGTGAATAACAGCTGGTGATTCCACTGGTGTCATGTCCGCCACCTCCAGATTTGTATTGATTTGATGTAACTTTATCTAACCATAAAGTCGCAAAAGGACATAAATAGGAGAATTGCAAATCAAAATGTAGTTTTGAAGAACAAAAAGGGATAGAGCTTAAACacgcaaaaaaataaacagagtaactttatacacagacacacaaaaaaaaagaatcgaACAAGattaaaagacaaaaaaattGTGAACAATTAATTAGCAAAAGTTAAATAAGCAAAAGTTAAATTGCCGAAGTAAAACTTGCGGAAACTAACTTTGCCAAGTGAAGGACAAAAGTGCTCTCAGTGTACTTTGAAGGATGGACGGACGGATATACCCATGAGGAACATTAGACAGACGTCAGGCGACAGCGGACAGACCTGCGCTGGACAGCAGGAGGAACACCACCGTCAGGACATTGAAGGACTGTCTGCTGGTGAGAGTCATCTTCTCAACCTCattcaggggagggagggagggagggagtggggggagggcgagggagggcgagggcagggggggggagggggacgccGCTCTGCTCTTAGTCGGACGTGGCCATTGGTCTGCTCGCCCGCTGCTCCTCTCTCACATGGCTGCCACTCGGTGTCTCTCCACCTAGAGTGAGacggagagatacagagagaggcagagagaggcagcgagagacagagagagagagagagagagagagagagagagagagagagagagagagagagagagagagggagagagagtaagagggagagagagagagagagagagagagagagagagagagagagagagagagagagagagagagagagagagagagtaagagagacatTAGATGACAGAGCAGGTTTCATCACACTCTGGGCTGCTCGACCTACTTGCCGGCTTGTTGAACTTAAATTGCTTATGGTAGTATTTATATGATATTTCGAAATGACATCGCCCACGCACCACCTCAACTACTGTGTGAGCTTGCAGGCTGCTATAACAAAGCTGGAGACTTCTCGAAAAAAGATAGCATGGATCTGTCTCCTTATGAAATGTAAAAAGTGagtttttatttatgacagtAGCAATGTTTCTACGAGCCCCTACCGATATACTTATGCACTCATTTTACACCTGGCTTTTTTCCGGTGCTTcatgaaatgaaaaaatatattatataagtaaatatattcattaatatttttcttcttttttcttttaatctgTTTATTGAGTTTTTCCAGTTCATCATCAACAGACTTAATGTTTAATCAAAACCGTGTCAAGTCTGAGTAAAAGTATTTAGTAGATGGTACACTACAGTATAAGATCACTAGATCATTTTTATTATTCAGTTTGCTTTTGAAGGACACTTTTCACCAGTAACAGTTTCTCCAATTTGCTTCAGAGAGTTAAGAATATTGTAAAGAGCAAGTTTTATTAAGATGTTTTCCCTCCAGATTGCTGCAAGCAACCCATTTAGCGGAGGATTGGGAAGCTTCACGTGGAGAGCCCTGAGCCTTAGGACCTGGGGGTTGGAGGGATAAGGTATTTCAGGAGGGATGGGGGTACATATCTGACTTGTGATGGCTCTTCTGTGTTAGATAAGGATGCATGACATGGACTGCATGGATAATCTATCAATATCTAGACCTTTCATACGTGAAAATGTCTCAAATTCTTTTATAAATTAACATTTCTTTATAATTGTGGGATTTTGCAGGTGTGGGATGTGTAAGTGATTCAATGTGTATTTTATGGCTCGCATTTAAGTGCAATATTGAAAACATAGCACTTGTAAGCAACATTCTGAATGCTCTGATCATTTATTTGACAGGGGTTGCCATAAAAAGTTTAATGAGccacacactttacacaaatTTGATAGCATGAAATACATATTGTAAtcggagccagctggaaaaaTCAATAGAATAGTATTTTTATTCCACCAGGCTCCATTCAGAGGACTCTGAATAGAcgtttcattttgttttgtctGCCAGATGGAATCTCTTCAGTCGTGCCGTTCAGAGGCCAGTTGACAACATACTCcataaaatccaaaaaaaaaaaaaaaaaaaagtacacctGCTTCAGATAAATACATTTTCGGTGTTTTTCTTCTCTGGGTTAAATTATTGAGTGAGTTTCCACAAGGGTGTCAACTACAATGGTGCCTACCTGTCTACATCCCTATTCATCCGCCATGTTGGTTTGCTTGGTTGTTCTTCGTTTGCTGGTTGAACCTCACCTCAAAGATGCACAAAAAAATCCCTTTCAGGGCGGCCGG
This genomic stretch from Gadus chalcogrammus isolate NIFS_2021 chromosome 9, NIFS_Gcha_1.0, whole genome shotgun sequence harbors:
- the shisal1b gene encoding protein shisa-like-1a isoform X1, encoding MTLTSRQSFNVLTVVFLLLSSAALSAHYRVCEPYSDLKGRYHFGFHCPRLSDNKTYMFCCHHNNTAFKYCCNETEFQTVMQVNLTSTTDGYAHNNYTALVGVWIYGFFVMVLLALDFLYYSAINYELCRVYLEKWGLGGRWLKKARSQWHQSLPAESEAQAVPMMPAHYQPQQSLRGESRSPTLLPYNTSTAW
- the shisal1b gene encoding protein shisa-like-1a isoform X2, translated to MTLTSRQSFNVLTVVFLLLSSAALSAHYRVCEPYSDLKGRYHFGFHCPRLSDNKTYMFCCHHNNTAFKYCCNETEFQTVMQVNLTSTTDGYAHNNYTALVGVWIYGFFVMVLLALDFLYYSAINYELCRVYLEKWGLGGRWLKKARSQWHQSLPAESEAQAVPMMPAHYQPQQSLRGESRSPTLLPYNTSTA